The Carassius gibelio isolate Cgi1373 ecotype wild population from Czech Republic chromosome B14, carGib1.2-hapl.c, whole genome shotgun sequence genome has a segment encoding these proteins:
- the LOC127970933 gene encoding amyloid beta precursor protein binding family B member 2-like, producing MADRRSVGPVAGSSSQISSDVPLRVEFPTPKTDLQHSFHVLYLGMTTVLRPIGMDMINGAIDSLMSSAEKEDWTPVLLNVADATITVIKEKEEEEEVIVECRVRFLSFMGVGRDVHTFAFIMDTGNQHFQCHVFWCEPHAGSVSEAVQSACVLRYQKCLGKPDSLTPPPSDSVTRRVTSSVKRGVQSIIDTLKKKPAPEVPNQ from the exons ATGGCTGATCGCAGGAGCGTCGGCCCCGTCGCTGGCTCCTCGTCTCAGATCAGCTCTGATGTTCCTCTGAGAG TAGAGTTTCCAACACCAAAGACTGACCTGCAACACAGTTTCCACGTGCTTTACCTGGGAATGACGACAGTACTGCGACCTATag GAATGGACATGATAAATGGTGCGATAGACAGTCTGATGTCCTCTGCAGAGAAAGAGGACTGGACCCCCGTCCTGCTCAACGTCGCTGACGCCACAATTACTGTCATCAAAGAAAAG gaagaagaggaggaagtcATAGTGGAGTGCCGCGTTCGCTTCCTGTCCTTCATGGGCGTGGGGCGTGATGTCCATACGTTTGCGTTCATCATGGACACGGGAAACCAGCACTTCCAGTGTCACGTGTTCTGGTGCGAACCCCATGCGGGAAGCGTGTCGGAGGCCGTGCAGTCGGCCTGTGTG TTGCGGTATCAGAAGTGTTTGGGGAAGCCTGACTCCTTGACTCCGCCCCCTTCTGACTCCGTCACCCGCCGTGTAACGTCCAGCGTCAAGCGCGGCGTCCAATCAATCATAGACACTCTGAAAAAGAAGCCCGCCCCTGAGGTTCCCAACCAATGA